In the genome of Pelagibacterium nitratireducens, one region contains:
- the uvrA gene encoding excinuclease ABC subunit UvrA, translating into MNDISNPNRDIVIRGAKEHNLKNIDVRLPRDKLIVMTGLSGSGKSSLAFDTIYAEGQRRYVESLSAYARQFLEMMQKPDVESIEGLSPAISIEQKTTSRNPRSTVGTVTEIYDYLRLLFARVGIPYSPATGLPIESQTVSQMVDKVMALEEGTRLYLLAPIVRGRKGEYRKELAELMKKGFQRVKIDGAFYEIEEAPALDKKLKHDIEVVVDRVVVNGDIAGRLAESFETALRLADGIALTEYADQTEDDGTPKRLTFSEKFACPVSGFTIAEIEPRLFSFNNPFGACPVCSGLGTEAKIDPDLVVPDGSLSLRDGAVQPWSKTSSPYYLQTLQAVTRHFKASTGTAWQDLPFEVQHAVLFGTDKTKIEFIYDDGLRKYSTQKPFEGVIGNLERRYRETESSAAREDIERYMSAAPCPACNGYRLKPEALAVKIHGSHIGQVSELSIKGAAEWFADLPAHLNQTQSAIGERILKEIRDRLAFLNDVGLQYLTLSRNSGSLSGGESQRIRLASQIGSGLTGVLYVLDEPSIGLHQRDNARLLETLRRLRDLGNTVIVVEHDEDAILTADHVLDIGPGAGVHGGHIIAQGTPDDILSHPDSLTGQYLSGRMGIPVPAERRKAKKGRQLSLKGATGNNLKNVSVDIPLGMFVAITGVSGGGKSTLTVDTLYQAIARRLNGARVHPAPHESLTGLELLDKVIDIDQSPIGRTPRSNPATYTGAFTHIREWFANMPESKARGYGPGRFSFNVKGGRCEACQGDGVIKIEMHFLPDVYVTCDVCKGHRYNRETLEVQFKGKSISDVLDMTVDEGAEFFSAVPVIRDKLVTLQRVGLGYVKIGQQATTLSGGEAQRVKLAKELSKRATGRTLYVLDEPTTGLHFHDVAKLLDVLQQLVDTGNTVIVIEHNLEVIKTADWIIDLGPEGGDGGGEIVAVGTPEQVAESPRSHTGHFLKEIMERRPLRMTAAQ; encoded by the coding sequence ATGAATGACATTTCCAATCCCAACCGCGACATCGTCATCCGGGGCGCCAAGGAGCATAACCTCAAAAATATCGACGTTCGCCTGCCCCGCGACAAGCTGATCGTGATGACCGGGCTTTCGGGCTCGGGCAAATCCTCGCTCGCCTTCGATACCATCTATGCCGAGGGCCAGCGCCGCTACGTCGAAAGCCTTTCGGCCTATGCGCGTCAGTTCCTTGAAATGATGCAAAAGCCCGATGTGGAAAGCATCGAGGGCCTTTCACCGGCCATTTCCATCGAGCAGAAAACCACGTCGCGCAATCCACGCTCGACTGTGGGGACGGTCACCGAGATCTACGATTATCTCCGCCTGCTGTTCGCCCGCGTCGGCATCCCCTATTCCCCGGCAACCGGGCTCCCCATCGAGAGCCAGACCGTTTCCCAGATGGTCGACAAGGTTATGGCGCTCGAGGAAGGCACCCGCCTTTATCTGCTGGCCCCCATCGTGCGCGGCCGCAAGGGTGAGTACCGTAAGGAACTCGCCGAACTGATGAAAAAGGGCTTTCAGCGCGTCAAGATCGACGGCGCGTTCTACGAGATCGAGGAGGCGCCCGCCCTCGACAAGAAGCTCAAGCACGATATCGAGGTCGTGGTCGACCGGGTCGTCGTCAATGGCGATATCGCCGGCCGGCTGGCGGAAAGTTTCGAAACCGCGCTGCGTCTGGCCGATGGCATCGCGCTGACCGAATACGCGGACCAGACCGAGGACGATGGCACCCCCAAACGCCTGACCTTCTCGGAAAAATTCGCCTGCCCGGTGTCCGGCTTTACCATTGCGGAAATCGAGCCGCGTCTGTTCTCGTTCAACAACCCCTTCGGCGCCTGTCCGGTCTGTTCAGGGCTCGGCACCGAGGCCAAGATCGATCCCGATCTCGTGGTTCCCGATGGCTCGCTGTCGCTGCGGGACGGTGCTGTCCAGCCCTGGTCGAAAACCTCTTCGCCCTATTATCTGCAGACCCTGCAGGCCGTCACCCGCCACTTCAAGGCATCGACCGGCACCGCATGGCAGGATTTGCCCTTCGAGGTCCAGCACGCGGTCCTGTTCGGCACCGACAAGACCAAGATCGAATTCATCTATGACGACGGATTGCGCAAATATTCGACCCAGAAACCCTTCGAGGGCGTCATCGGCAATCTCGAGCGCCGCTATCGCGAAACCGAATCCTCTGCTGCCCGCGAAGATATCGAGCGCTATATGTCCGCCGCCCCTTGCCCGGCCTGTAACGGCTATCGCCTGAAGCCCGAGGCTCTGGCGGTCAAGATTCATGGATCCCACATCGGCCAGGTGTCCGAGTTGTCCATCAAGGGCGCCGCCGAATGGTTTGCCGATCTGCCTGCCCATCTCAACCAGACCCAGTCGGCAATCGGCGAGCGTATCCTCAAGGAAATCCGCGACCGGCTGGCCTTCCTCAACGATGTCGGTCTGCAATACCTCACGCTTTCGCGCAATTCGGGCTCGCTTTCGGGTGGCGAAAGCCAGCGTATCCGCCTTGCCAGCCAGATCGGCTCGGGGCTGACAGGCGTGCTTTACGTGCTCGACGAACCCTCGATCGGCCTGCATCAGCGCGACAATGCCCGCCTGCTCGAAACCCTGCGCCGCCTGCGCGATCTGGGCAACACGGTCATCGTCGTCGAACACGATGAAGACGCCATTCTCACCGCCGATCACGTCCTCGATATCGGACCGGGCGCCGGTGTTCATGGGGGCCACATCATCGCCCAGGGCACGCCCGACGACATCCTCTCGCATCCCGACAGCCTGACCGGGCAATATCTCTCTGGCCGCATGGGCATCCCGGTTCCCGCCGAGCGCCGCAAGGCCAAAAAGGGCCGCCAGCTTTCGCTCAAGGGTGCAACCGGCAACAATCTCAAGAATGTCTCGGTCGATATCCCGCTCGGCATGTTCGTGGCCATCACCGGCGTCTCGGGCGGCGGCAAGTCCACGCTGACCGTCGATACGCTCTATCAGGCCATCGCCCGCCGCCTCAACGGCGCGCGCGTGCATCCGGCCCCGCACGAAAGCCTTACCGGGCTCGAACTGCTCGACAAGGTCATCGACATCGACCAGAGCCCAATCGGGCGCACCCCGCGCTCCAATCCCGCCACATATACCGGTGCCTTCACCCACATTCGCGAGTGGTTCGCCAACATGCCCGAATCCAAGGCGCGCGGGTATGGCCCGGGGCGTTTCTCGTTCAACGTCAAGGGCGGGCGCTGCGAGGCTTGCCAGGGCGATGGCGTCATCAAGATCGAGATGCACTTCCTGCCCGACGTCTATGTCACCTGCGATGTCTGCAAGGGTCATCGCTACAATCGCGAAACCCTCGAAGTCCAGTTCAAGGGCAAGTCGATTTCCGACGTTCTCGATATGACGGTCGATGAAGGTGCCGAGTTCTTTTCCGCGGTGCCCGTCATTCGCGACAAGCTCGTCACCCTCCAGCGGGTCGGGCTGGGCTACGTCAAGATCGGCCAGCAGGCGACCACGCTTTCGGGTGGCGAGGCGCAACGCGTCAAGCTGGCCAAGGAGTTGTCCAAACGCGCCACCGGCCGCACGCTCTACGTGCTCGACGAGCCCACCACCGGCCTGCATTTCCACGACGTTGCCAAACTGCTCGATGTGCTCCAGCAGCTTGTCGATACCGGAAACACGGTCATCGTCATCGAGCACAATCTCGAAGTGATCAAAACCGCCGACTGGATCATCGATCTTGGCCCCGAGGGCGGCGATGGCGGCGGCGAGATCGTCGCCGTCGGCACCCCCGAGCAGGTTGCCGAGAGCCCCCGCTCCCATACCGGCCACTTCCTCAAGGAAATCATGGAGCGCCGGCCTTTGCGCATGACCGCGGCGCAATAG
- the ssb gene encoding single-stranded DNA-binding protein, with translation MSGSVNKVILVGNLGADPEVRSLPNGNPVVNLRIATSERWRDRNSGEPREKTEWHRVVIFSEGLAKVAQNYLKKGAKVYIEGQLQTRKWEKDGQDQYTTEIVLQGFNSTLTMLDGRGEGGGDRDSGGYGGGSRQVENRGRPSSAPAFEPGGMDDDIPF, from the coding sequence ATGTCGGGAAGCGTGAACAAAGTTATTCTGGTGGGCAATCTGGGTGCCGACCCTGAAGTGCGGTCGCTGCCCAATGGCAACCCCGTGGTCAATCTGCGCATCGCGACGTCCGAGCGCTGGCGCGACCGCAATTCCGGCGAGCCACGCGAAAAGACCGAATGGCATCGCGTGGTGATCTTCAGCGAGGGATTGGCCAAGGTGGCCCAGAACTACCTCAAGAAGGGCGCCAAGGTTTATATCGAGGGCCAGCTCCAGACCCGGAAATGGGAAAAGGACGGCCAGGACCAGTACACGACCGAGATCGTGTTGCAGGGGTTCAATTCGACGCTGACCATGCTCGACGGGCGCGGTGAAGGTGGCGGCGACCGCGATAGCGGCGGCTATGGCGGCGGCAGCCGACAGGTCGAAAATCGCGGGCGGCCGTCCAGCGCTCCAGCCTTCGAGCCGGGGGGCATGGACGACGATATCCCGTTCTGA
- a CDS encoding efflux RND transporter permease subunit translates to MSIGFGLERLGLLTLRFPRIMAIAVLAFTALCTFQLTKFNIDGDLLRLYRGSGIEYDRYMALNENFGTFENDVYLLVRSDNLTDPETLEDLRFLGFELELNEFAAGTMSPFSLRRPAEGGTSVPAVPEGMETRAQVAAALDDLRANDPLMSNLILADNAGMVMIMFPDPEISIERGDEAMIASMRELIAAYESEDIRIELTGPSIWKQEVLNASRFDQLMFMFAGVALGFFTAFLSFRTFWGALIATFAPVVTAFWVTGMTILVFGSFTFLTNIVSALVLVIAFAESMYFCLYWMRTGNSGVDQRQALVETVRKVSPACALTTITTIIAFASLNLAPGQGLREFAISGAMGMALAFLALVTFLPLSLLLAVRLGFKMRKAPAAALTAPIPFVRRLARAAPRPAAIAAIIVVGLLLIPHFLLEARFRFQDFLPRGSDAIATSERIDAGVGGVAPVYIRIPLQGGLTEMTDGDFATVEKVHQIAENNFGAGKAISAASFRHYSDLGFSRERIFEAVGPFLRQRFVTDDGMQALVTAFSPTSENAQQTVALIESMRAELAAAGIEGAEISGFRVLTAYASLDMIATLQISLVLAVFLSVVLIGIAFRSWKMALVAVIPNSLPVLLTELFLYLSGIHLQLTTVISLTIAFGIAVDDTIHFLAHYARARERGESIAHAVDTTLDRVGPALIATTLILIAGCAVVTVSVLPQVALFGLLTIITLLAALIGDLIVLPALLIGGGMMFARWSERKNEIRA, encoded by the coding sequence GTGTCGATCGGATTTGGCCTTGAGCGACTGGGTCTGCTAACCCTTCGGTTCCCGCGCATCATGGCCATTGCGGTCCTCGCCTTCACGGCCCTTTGCACCTTCCAGCTCACCAAATTCAACATCGACGGCGATCTTTTGCGCCTCTATCGCGGCTCCGGCATCGAATACGACCGCTATATGGCGCTCAACGAAAATTTCGGCACCTTCGAAAACGACGTCTACCTTCTGGTGCGATCGGACAATCTGACCGACCCTGAAACCCTCGAAGACCTGCGCTTTCTGGGGTTCGAACTCGAACTGAACGAATTTGCCGCCGGCACCATGTCGCCCTTTTCCCTGCGGCGCCCGGCCGAAGGCGGCACCTCGGTGCCCGCCGTTCCCGAGGGCATGGAGACCCGCGCGCAAGTGGCCGCCGCTCTTGATGATCTGCGTGCCAACGATCCGCTGATGAGCAACCTCATTCTCGCAGACAATGCGGGGATGGTCATGATCATGTTCCCCGACCCCGAGATCTCGATCGAGCGCGGCGACGAAGCCATGATCGCGTCCATGCGCGAGTTGATCGCCGCCTATGAGAGCGAGGACATCCGGATCGAGCTGACCGGTCCGTCCATCTGGAAACAGGAAGTGCTCAACGCCTCGCGCTTCGACCAGCTCATGTTCATGTTTGCCGGGGTAGCGCTCGGCTTTTTCACGGCATTTTTGAGTTTCCGCACCTTCTGGGGAGCCCTGATCGCCACGTTCGCCCCCGTGGTCACGGCCTTCTGGGTCACCGGCATGACCATTCTGGTGTTTGGCAGCTTCACCTTTCTCACCAACATCGTCTCCGCTCTGGTGCTCGTCATTGCGTTCGCCGAAAGCATGTATTTCTGCCTCTACTGGATGCGGACCGGCAATTCCGGCGTAGATCAGCGCCAGGCGCTGGTCGAGACCGTGCGCAAGGTCAGCCCGGCCTGTGCCCTGACCACCATCACGACGATCATCGCCTTTGCCAGCCTCAACCTCGCGCCTGGACAGGGCTTGCGCGAATTCGCCATCTCCGGTGCCATGGGTATGGCGCTGGCCTTTCTGGCCCTCGTGACCTTCCTGCCGCTGTCGTTGCTGCTCGCCGTGCGTCTGGGCTTTAAGATGCGCAAGGCACCGGCCGCCGCTCTTACCGCGCCCATACCCTTTGTTCGCCGCCTGGCCCGCGCCGCCCCGCGCCCGGCAGCGATTGCCGCAATCATTGTCGTGGGCTTGTTGCTCATACCCCATTTCCTGCTCGAAGCGCGGTTCCGCTTCCAGGATTTCCTGCCCCGCGGCAGCGATGCCATCGCCACCAGCGAGCGGATAGATGCTGGCGTCGGCGGCGTGGCGCCCGTTTATATCCGCATACCGCTCCAGGGCGGGTTGACCGAAATGACCGACGGCGATTTTGCCACCGTCGAAAAGGTTCACCAGATCGCCGAAAACAATTTCGGTGCCGGCAAGGCCATCTCGGCCGCCAGCTTCCGGCACTATTCCGACCTGGGATTTTCCCGCGAGCGCATTTTCGAGGCCGTCGGCCCGTTCCTGCGCCAACGCTTTGTAACAGATGACGGCATGCAGGCCCTGGTAACCGCCTTTTCTCCGACATCGGAAAACGCGCAGCAGACGGTGGCCCTTATCGAATCCATGCGCGCCGAACTGGCCGCCGCCGGCATCGAAGGTGCCGAAATCTCGGGCTTTCGCGTGCTCACCGCCTATGCCAGCCTCGATATGATCGCGACGTTGCAGATCAGTCTCGTGCTCGCGGTTTTCTTGTCTGTCGTTTTGATCGGCATCGCCTTTCGGTCCTGGAAAATGGCGCTCGTGGCGGTGATTCCAAATAGCCTGCCGGTCCTTTTGACCGAATTGTTCCTCTATTTATCGGGCATTCACCTGCAGCTCACGACTGTCATTTCCTTAACGATTGCCTTTGGTATCGCTGTCGATGACACAATCCACTTCCTTGCCCATTACGCCCGGGCGCGTGAACGCGGAGAAAGCATTGCCCATGCGGTCGATACGACCCTCGACAGGGTAGGCCCGGCCCTGATCGCAACCACGCTCATCCTGATCGCCGGATGTGCCGTGGTCACGGTTTCGGTTCTCCCCCAGGTCGCCCTGTTCGGCCTTTTGACCATCATCACGCTGCTTGCGGCGCTGATCGGCGATCTGATCGTGTTGCCCGCGCTGCTGATCGGTGGCGGAATGATGTTTGCCAGATGGAGTGAAAGAAAAAATGAGATCCGTGCTTAG
- a CDS encoding Lrp/AsnC family transcriptional regulator encodes MPSTDQLDRKILALLRDDARLPIASLATTLGVSRTTVRTRMERMEANGTISGYGVRLGEPDDAERVRAIAMIEVEGRGTEKVARALSGLPQVRALYSTNGRWDLVAEIESASLPDFDSVLGAIRLIEGISLTETNILLAARFRR; translated from the coding sequence ATGCCAAGTACCGACCAATTGGACCGCAAAATTCTGGCATTACTGCGCGACGATGCCCGCCTGCCCATCGCCAGCCTTGCCACAACCCTTGGCGTTTCCCGCACCACAGTCCGGACCCGTATGGAACGCATGGAAGCCAACGGCACCATCTCGGGCTATGGCGTTCGCCTCGGCGAACCCGACGACGCCGAGCGCGTCCGCGCCATAGCCATGATCGAGGTTGAGGGCAGAGGAACCGAAAAGGTCGCCCGCGCCCTCTCGGGACTGCCCCAGGTGCGGGCACTCTACAGCACCAACGGGCGCTGGGACCTCGTCGCCGAAATCGAAAGCGCTTCGCTGCCCGATTTCGATTCCGTCCTCGGCGCCATCAGGCTGATCGAAGGCATCAGCCTCACCGAAACCAATATCCTGCTCGCCGCCCGATTCCGCCGCTAG
- the rocF gene encoding arginase, which produces MRGPQPRTITLIGAPIEGGAGRQGCSMGPKALRIAGLADALSGLGHTVIDRGDVGPRDNDFALDGLAHNVGEVTGFARSLADAGEAALADGTAVYLGGDHALSFGSVAAALRHADRLGKTLHVLWLDAHADFNTPLSSTSGNMHGMPAAFFCGEAGFEGMLECPKMEATRYHLVGARSIDPAEVDLLAARGADVNDMAEVDEYGIAAILRRILGAVEADDALLHVSLDVDFIEPDLAPGVGTTVPGGATVREAHLAMEMVGRCGRLVSLDLVELNPFLDDRGKSARLMVDLAASAFGRRIFDRPTQPA; this is translated from the coding sequence ATGCGTGGACCACAGCCCAGGACAATCACCCTGATCGGAGCGCCCATCGAGGGCGGCGCGGGGCGGCAGGGGTGTTCGATGGGACCGAAGGCCCTGCGTATTGCCGGGCTGGCGGACGCCTTGTCGGGCCTCGGGCACACGGTGATCGACCGTGGCGATGTTGGGCCGCGGGACAATGATTTCGCGCTCGATGGGCTGGCGCACAATGTGGGCGAAGTGACCGGATTTGCGCGTTCGCTGGCCGATGCAGGGGAAGCGGCGCTTGCGGACGGGACCGCGGTCTATCTGGGCGGAGATCATGCGCTCTCGTTCGGCTCGGTGGCGGCGGCTCTGCGCCATGCGGACCGATTGGGCAAGACGCTGCATGTGCTCTGGCTGGACGCGCATGCCGATTTCAATACGCCGCTCAGTTCGACGTCGGGCAATATGCACGGCATGCCGGCAGCGTTTTTTTGCGGCGAGGCGGGGTTCGAGGGAATGCTCGAGTGCCCCAAGATGGAGGCGACCCGTTATCATCTGGTCGGTGCGCGCTCCATCGATCCGGCCGAGGTCGATCTGCTGGCGGCGCGGGGTGCCGATGTCAACGACATGGCCGAGGTCGACGAATATGGAATTGCCGCGATCCTGCGGCGCATCCTTGGCGCGGTCGAGGCCGATGACGCGCTTTTGCATGTGAGCCTCGATGTCGATTTCATCGAGCCCGATCTGGCGCCCGGCGTGGGCACGACGGTGCCCGGCGGCGCGACGGTGCGCGAGGCGCATCTGGCAATGGAAATGGTGGGGCGGTGCGGGCGGCTGGTCAGTCTCGACCTGGTCGAGCTCAACCCGTTTCTCGACGATCGGGGAAAGAGCGCCCGGCTGATGGTTGATCTGGCGGCCAGCGCCTTCGGGCGCCGCATTTTCGACCGTCCGACACAACCTGCATAA
- the rocD gene encoding ornithine--oxo-acid transaminase, with amino-acid sequence MALTEDLIALEQSLGAHNYKPLDVALVRGEGVFVYDVDGKQYLDCLSAYSAVNQGHCHPKIFEAMVEQARKLTLTSRAFHNDQLALFYQEIAELTGSHKVLPMNTGAEAVESAIKAVRKWGYEVKGVEKDKAEIIVCANNFHGRTMGIVGFSTDPDARGGFGPFAPGFRIIPFGDAEALEKAITPNTVGFLVEPIQGEAGVIIPPEGYFRRVRQLCTDNNVTLILDEIQTGLGRTGKLLAEQHEGIEADVTLLGKALSGGFYPVSAVLSNSEVLGVLQPGQHGSTFGGNPLACAVARAALRVLTEEGMIENAAALGPYFLDGLAGIKSNHIRSVRGRGLMLAVDLHPEAGGARKFCHTLKEHGILAKDTHTDTIRIAPPLVITKGQIDDALEVFDKVLVG; translated from the coding sequence ATGGCACTGACCGAGGATCTTATCGCGCTGGAACAGTCTCTGGGCGCACACAATTACAAGCCGCTCGACGTGGCGTTGGTGCGCGGCGAAGGCGTGTTCGTCTATGATGTGGACGGCAAGCAATATCTCGATTGTCTGTCGGCTTATTCGGCGGTCAATCAGGGCCATTGCCATCCCAAAATCTTCGAAGCGATGGTCGAGCAGGCCAGAAAGCTGACGCTGACCTCGCGGGCCTTTCACAACGACCAGCTCGCCCTATTCTATCAGGAGATCGCGGAGCTTACCGGATCGCACAAGGTGCTGCCGATGAACACGGGGGCCGAGGCGGTCGAGAGCGCCATCAAGGCGGTGCGCAAATGGGGTTATGAGGTCAAGGGCGTCGAAAAGGACAAGGCGGAGATCATCGTCTGTGCCAACAATTTTCACGGGCGGACCATGGGAATCGTCGGGTTTTCGACGGATCCGGATGCGCGGGGCGGGTTCGGGCCGTTCGCGCCCGGGTTTCGGATCATTCCGTTCGGCGATGCCGAAGCTCTGGAAAAGGCGATTACCCCGAATACCGTCGGGTTTCTGGTCGAGCCGATCCAGGGCGAAGCTGGCGTTATCATTCCGCCGGAGGGGTATTTCCGGCGCGTGCGGCAGTTGTGCACCGACAATAATGTGACGCTTATATTAGACGAAATTCAAACGGGGCTCGGCCGGACGGGCAAGCTGCTGGCCGAGCAGCATGAAGGCATCGAGGCTGACGTTACGCTGCTGGGTAAGGCACTTTCGGGCGGGTTTTACCCCGTATCCGCCGTGCTTTCCAATTCGGAGGTTCTGGGCGTGCTTCAGCCGGGGCAGCATGGCTCGACGTTTGGCGGCAATCCGCTGGCCTGTGCAGTGGCGCGGGCGGCGCTGCGGGTCTTGACCGAGGAGGGCATGATCGAAAATGCCGCCGCGCTCGGGCCGTATTTCCTCGACGGGCTGGCCGGCATCAAATCGAACCATATCCGTTCGGTTCGGGGGCGCGGGCTGATGCTGGCGGTCGATCTGCACCCCGAAGCGGGTGGAGCGCGGAAATTCTGCCATACACTTAAAGAGCATGGCATTCTGGCCAAGGACACCCACACCGACACGATAAGGATCGCACCGCCCCTGGTGATTACCAAGGGACAGATCGATGATGCGCTTGAAGTGTTCGACAAGGTGCTTGTGGGTTAG
- a CDS encoding YihY/virulence factor BrkB family protein: MTHSAHNPFALSLRDWKRVAIHTIKTMSEKDMSLRCAGVAFFGFLSIFPAIGIVVSLVGILGDYGALRAEIDRFSDIMPAIAYSLIANQLDSFMNQDQTGFGVGLAISIVVILWSSSRGVDALLHATSVAYGETSDRGFFIGVLVAFATTVLGAVFLVVALTLIAAIPIVTSLSPFPGTSEQLALLLRWPALLALAVVAFALIYRYALNRRGAKLRWIWPGATLAALVWIAACLLFSLYVEYFGEFEATFGSLAAAVVMLFWMFISAQIFVFGAALNAGIELRTAVDSTVGPDRPMGKRGAYVADNVET; this comes from the coding sequence GTGACCCATTCGGCGCACAATCCTTTCGCCCTCTCGTTGCGGGACTGGAAGCGCGTTGCGATCCATACGATAAAGACCATGAGCGAAAAGGACATGTCCCTTCGCTGCGCCGGGGTTGCGTTTTTCGGATTCCTGTCGATCTTTCCCGCCATCGGCATCGTCGTGTCGCTGGTCGGCATCCTCGGTGATTATGGTGCGCTGCGGGCCGAGATCGACAGATTTTCCGACATCATGCCGGCCATTGCCTATTCGCTGATCGCCAATCAGCTCGACTCCTTCATGAACCAGGATCAGACAGGGTTCGGCGTCGGACTGGCCATTTCCATAGTGGTCATACTCTGGAGTAGTTCGCGCGGCGTCGATGCGCTCCTGCACGCCACCTCGGTCGCCTATGGCGAGACATCGGATCGCGGCTTTTTCATTGGAGTGCTGGTGGCCTTTGCCACGACCGTTCTCGGCGCTGTCTTTCTGGTCGTGGCCCTGACGCTGATCGCGGCCATTCCCATTGTCACCTCTCTCTCTCCCTTTCCGGGCACCAGCGAACAGCTTGCCCTGCTATTGCGCTGGCCGGCACTTCTCGCCCTGGCCGTTGTCGCCTTTGCTCTGATCTACCGCTACGCTCTCAACAGGCGTGGCGCCAAATTGCGCTGGATCTGGCCCGGAGCGACATTGGCGGCCCTCGTCTGGATCGCCGCCTGCCTGCTGTTTTCGCTCTATGTCGAATATTTCGGCGAGTTCGAGGCCACTTTCGGATCGCTCGCTGCCGCCGTGGTCATGCTGTTCTGGATGTTCATCTCCGCACAGATCTTTGTCTTCGGAGCAGCGCTCAACGCTGGCATCGAACTGCGGACCGCCGTCGACAGCACGGTCGGCCCCGACCGCCCCATGGGCAAGCGCGGCGCCTACGTCGCCGACAATGTGGAAACCTAA
- a CDS encoding host attachment family protein, protein MQEMDFKVDNKVWVLVADGEKALFFENTGTRKNPVFKVVREMEQDNPPTREQGTDAPGRMNDSGPGHKSAMEPTDWHRLAEERFAKEAAELLYKYANQNRYKQIVLCAAPRLLGELRKELHAVVTDRVIGEVPKTLTNHPVDQIERILSAS, encoded by the coding sequence ATGCAGGAAATGGATTTCAAGGTCGACAATAAGGTCTGGGTGCTTGTCGCGGATGGCGAAAAAGCCTTGTTCTTTGAAAACACGGGCACGCGCAAAAATCCTGTTTTCAAGGTCGTGCGCGAAATGGAACAGGACAATCCGCCAACACGGGAACAGGGCACCGACGCGCCCGGCCGGATGAACGACAGCGGTCCCGGCCACAAGAGCGCGATGGAGCCGACCGACTGGCATCGGCTTGCCGAAGAGCGTTTCGCCAAGGAAGCCGCCGAACTGCTCTACAAATACGCCAACCAGAATCGTTACAAGCAGATCGTGTTGTGCGCGGCCCCCCGGCTCCTGGGCGAATTGCGCAAGGAACTCCATGCGGTTGTCACTGACCGCGTAATCGGCGAAGTTCCCAAGACGCTGACCAACCATCCTGTGGATCAGATCGAACGTATTCTCAGCGCGAGCTAG
- a CDS encoding MFS transporter, whose amino-acid sequence MSDLATSRGSAPLYFGMRGDRLAVSALFLVNGFLVGSWAPKIPVLMARLDITESIMGLLILVFGLGSIAIMPVIGALTARHGSAPLLKPATLGVLPMLLLLTIAPELITTAVVIFVFGGLIGGMDVAMNTNAVAVEKRMKRAIMSSCHGFWSLGALLGAALGGVLLGALGELAHAFILTILAAGAALFALPLLAQDQPTPEARAATPLKFPRSPLPYLVGIMALFSMIPEGAILDWSALFLQKEHGAGIELAALGFAAFSATMAIMRFAGDFIRQRLGAVVTLRMCGGFALTGMMLAALAPTPQLAILGFAIAGIGISNIVPIAFSAAGNLPGIPSGIGLSIVTVMGYSGILVAPSAIGFIAEHTGFSPVLMGTAALVLVTLGLSRLARHANFSAE is encoded by the coding sequence ATGTCCGATCTGGCGACGTCCCGCGGCTCTGCGCCGCTTTATTTCGGCATGCGCGGCGACCGGCTGGCCGTCTCGGCCCTGTTTCTGGTCAATGGCTTTCTTGTGGGAAGCTGGGCGCCCAAGATTCCGGTGCTCATGGCGCGGCTCGACATAACCGAGTCGATAATGGGCCTGCTGATTCTGGTCTTCGGTCTGGGCTCGATTGCCATCATGCCCGTTATCGGCGCGCTGACCGCACGGCACGGATCCGCCCCTCTGCTCAAGCCCGCAACGCTTGGCGTCCTGCCCATGCTGTTGCTGCTCACCATCGCTCCCGAACTGATAACCACCGCGGTGGTCATTTTCGTGTTCGGCGGCCTCATCGGCGGCATGGACGTGGCCATGAATACAAATGCGGTGGCCGTCGAAAAACGCATGAAGCGGGCGATCATGTCCTCATGCCATGGTTTCTGGAGCCTGGGTGCCTTGCTTGGTGCCGCCCTGGGCGGCGTTCTGCTCGGCGCGCTGGGCGAGTTGGCTCACGCATTCATTCTCACGATCCTGGCCGCGGGCGCTGCCCTTTTCGCGCTCCCGCTCCTCGCTCAGGATCAACCAACGCCAGAGGCCCGGGCCGCGACACCTCTGAAATTTCCCCGCTCGCCCCTGCCCTATCTCGTGGGCATCATGGCGCTGTTCTCCATGATTCCCGAGGGGGCCATTCTCGATTGGTCGGCGCTCTTTTTGCAAAAGGAGCACGGGGCCGGCATCGAACTTGCAGCGCTTGGCTTTGCCGCCTTCTCCGCGACGATGGCCATCATGCGCTTTGCGGGCGATTTCATCCGGCAAAGGCTCGGCGCCGTCGTCACCCTGCGCATGTGCGGGGGCTTCGCGCTGACCGGCATGATGCTTGCCGCACTCGCCCCCACGCCCCAACTCGCCATATTGGGCTTTGCCATTGCCGGTATCGGCATTTCCAACATCGTCCCCATCGCCTTTTCCGCCGCCGGAAACCTCCCGGGCATCCCCTCGGGGATCGGGCTGTCGATTGTCACGGTCATGGGCTATTCGGGCATTCTGGTCGCCCCATCCGCCATCGGTTTCATCGCCGAGCACACGGGCTTTTCGCCGGTTCTGATGGGCACGGCGGCCCTTGTTCTCGTTACCCTCGGCCTCTCCCGGCTGGCCCGCCACGCCAATTTCAGCGCCGAGTGA